One stretch of Carassius carassius chromosome 18, fCarCar2.1, whole genome shotgun sequence DNA includes these proteins:
- the LOC132092682 gene encoding prostaglandin E2 receptor EP2 subtype-like, which translates to MARESNGSCHEQPTVSGGSPTTSAIMFSAGVLGNVVALILLEIRRRKQPASLFQVLVTSLVFTDLLGTFSVSPLVLTAYFRNESLLGMSENRLVCGHFGYAMTFFSMVTLAILLSMAVERWLSIGHPYCYEKRMSKRCGYITIALIYLFCALFSATPFFGFGKFVQYCPGTWCFIDMRPSATEHKVFNIIYASCLLIMIVCTVLCNASVIYHLSLMYRRRKAHRSSVRRQRGHKRHRSIAKEVEHLVLLGVMTIAFVICSLPLVIQLYINIFYDCPHKNNLIALLLVSANPIIDPWVFIILSPPVPRLLWDKMYKTAKFKSTQEKVQSIHPVLYQSNPPGDSGGSVMKVYTGIPGTPGS; encoded by the exons ATGGCTCGCGAATCTAATGGCAGTTGCCATGAGCAGCCCACTGTCTCTGGTGGATCTCCTACAACATCTGCGATTATGTTTTCCGCCGGCGTCCTTGGGAACGTGGTCGCCCTAATTCTCTTGGAAATACGGCGGAGGAAACAGCCCGCATCTTTGTTCCAAGTCCTCGTCACATCGTTGGTCTTCACGGATTTGCTGGGAACTTTCTCCGTCAGTCCACTGGTTTTAACCGCGTACTTTAGGAATGAATCTCTGCTCGGAATGAGTGAAAACCGATTAGTTTGCGGCCACTTTGGATACGCCATGACTTTTTTCAGTATGGTCACTCTCGCCATTCTTCTTTCCATGGCAGTGGAGCGCTGGCTCTCCATAGGACATCCTTACTGTTACGAGAAGCGCATGAGTAAACGCTGCGGGTACATCACCATCGCTCTCATATACCTGTTTTGCGCTCTTTTCAGTGCCACACCTTTCTTCGGCTTTGGGAAATTTGTTCAGTACTGTCCCGGTACGTGGTGCTTCATAGACATGCGCCCGTCTGCGACAGAGCACAAAGTGTTCAATATCATCTACGCGTCTTGTTTGCTCATTATGATTGTGTGTACGGTTTTGTGCAACGCGTCCGTCATCTATCATCTTTCACTCATGTACCGAAGACGCAAGGCGCACCGGAGCTCAGTCCGAAGGCAGCGAGGACACAAGAGGCATCGATCCATCGCGAAGGAGGTTGAACATCTGGTGCTGCTCGGGGTCATGACAATAGCATTCGTCATCTGCTCTCTTCCTCTTGTG ATTCAACTGTACATCAACATTTTCTACGACTGTCCTCACAAAAACAATCTCATAGCCCTTCTTTTAGTATCGGCCAACCCCATCATAGACCCCTGGGTCTTCATCATTCTCAGCCCTCCAGTGCCTCGTCTGCTCTGGGACAAGATGTACAAGACTGCAAAGTTCAAATCCACCCAGGAGAAGGTCCAAAGCATTCATCCAGTCCTGTATCAGTCAAACCCACCTGGCGATTCGGGAGGCAGTGTGATGAAAGTTTACACAGGAATTCCTGGAACTCCCGGCTCCTGA